A window of the Cannabis sativa cultivar Pink pepper isolate KNU-18-1 chromosome X, ASM2916894v1, whole genome shotgun sequence genome harbors these coding sequences:
- the LOC115708936 gene encoding cellulose synthase A catalytic subunit 2 [UDP-forming], producing the protein METKGTLIAGSHNRNEFVIINADEVSRVTSVKELSGQICQICGDEIEFTVDGEPFVACNECAFPVCRPCYEYERREGNQACPQCKTRYKRLKGSPRVEGDEEEDDIDDLENEFHIANGGGDPNNIAEAMLAARLNVGRGGSHVNGSGITTPSEVDSASVAADIPLLTYGQEDTGISSDKHALIIPPFMSRGKRVHSVPYSESGFQPRPMDPKKDLAVYGYGSIAWKDRMEEWRKKQNERLQVVKHEGGNGGDDGSDPDDADLPKMDEGRQPLSRKLPIRSSKINPYRMVILLRIAVVCLFFHYRILHPVNDAYGLWLTSVICEIWFAVSWVFDQFPKWNPIERETYLDRLSLRYEKEGKPSDLACVDVFVSTVDPMKEPPLITANTVLSILAVDYPVDKVACYVSDDGAAMLTFEALSETSEFARKWVPFAKKYKLEPRAPEWYFAQKVDYLKDKVDPTFVRERRAMKRDYEEFKVRINGLVATAKKVPEDGWTMQDGTPWPGNNVRDHPGMIQVFLGQNGVRDLDGNDLPRLVYVSREKRPGFDHHKKAGAMNSLIRVSAIISNAPYILNVDCDHYINNSKALRESMCFMMDPTSGKKICYVQFPQRFDGIDRHDRYSNRNVVFFDINMKGLDGIQGPIYVGTGCVFRRQALYGYDAPAKKKSPMRTCNCWPRWCCMCCGSRKKTKKPKTDKKKSKSKDDTKQVYALENIERVEAIDNEKSSLMPQTKMEKKFGQSSVFIASSLMENGGVPKGASSASLLKEAIHVISCGYEDKTEWGKEVGWIYGSVTEDILTGFKMHCHGWRSVYCIPKRPAFKGSAPINLSDRLHQVLRWALGSVEILLSRHCPIWYGYGCGLKHLERFSYINSVVYPLTSIPLLAYCTLPAICLVTGRFIVPEISNYASILFMALFISIAVTSILEMQWGGVGIHDWWRNEQFWVIGGVSSHLFALFQGLLKVLAGVNTNFTVTSKAADDGEFSELYLFKWTTLLIPPMTLLIINIIGVIVGISDAISNGYDSWGPLFGRLFFAIWVILHLYPFLKGFMGKQNRLPTIIVVWSILLASIFSLLWVRINPFVAKGDIVLEVCGLDCD; encoded by the exons ATGGAGACCAAAGGAACACTCATTGCGGGTTCTCATAATAGGAATGAGTTTGTTATTATCAATGCCGATGAGGTTTCAAGA GTGACTTCTGTGAAAGAACTAAGTGGACAGATTTGCCAGATCTGTGGAGATGAGATAGAGTTCACTGTAGATGGTGAGCCATTTGTTGCTTGCAATGAATGTGCATTTCCAGTTTGCAGACCTTGCTATGAGTATGAAAGAAGAGAAGGAAATCAAGCCTGCCCTCAGTGTAAAACCAGATACAAACGTCTCAAAG GGAGTCCTAGAGTTGAAGGTGATGAAGAGGAGGATGATATTGATGATTTGGAGAATGAGTTTCATATTGCTAATGGTGGTGGAGATCCAAACAACATTGCTGAGGCCATGCTCGCTGCTCGCCTCAATGTTGGCCGTGGTGGTTCTCATGTCAATGGTTCTGGGATCACCACACCATCAGAGGTGGATTCAGCTTCTGTTGCTGCTGATATCCCTCTCTTGACTTATGGACAAGAG GATACTGGCATTTCTTCTGATAAGCATGCTCTTATCATACCCCCGTTTATGAGTCGAGGGAAAAGGGTTCATTCAGTGCCATATAGCGAGTCTGGAT TTCAACCAAGGCCAATGGATCCTAAGAAGGATTTGGCTGTATATGGTTATGGTTCCATTGCGTGGAAGGATCGTATGGAGGAATGGAGGAAGAAGCAGAATGAGAGACTTCAGGTGGTGAAGCATGAAGGTGGAAATGGCGGTGATGATGGGAGTGATCCAGATGATGCTGATTTACCTAA GATGGATGAAGGTAGGCAGCCACTTTCAAGAAAGTTGCCAATTAGATCAAGCAAGATAAATCCATATAGAATGGTTATCCTTCTTCGTATTGCGGTTGTTTGCCTCTTTTTTCACTATCGAATTCTTCACCCTGTCAACGATGCATATGGATTATGGTTAACCTCAGTTATATGCGAAATTTGGTTTGCTGTATCATGGGTATTTGATCAATTTCCTAAATGGAATCCAATTGAACGTGAAACATATCTTGACCGATTATCGTTGAG GTATGAGAAAGAAGGGAAGCCATCTGATTTGGCATGTGTAGACGTATTTGTCAGTACAGTCGATCCTATGAAAGAGCCTCCTCTCATTACAGCAAACACGGTTTTGTCCATCCTTGCTGTAGATTATCCAGTCGACAAGGTTGCATGCTACGTCTCAGATGATGGTGCTGCCATGCTGACTTTTGAAGCCCTCTCAGAAACATCCGAGTTTGCAAGAAAGTGGGTCCCTTTCGCTAAGAAATATAAATTAGAACCCCGAGCACCGGAGTGGTATTTTGCCCAAAAAGTTGATTATCTCAAAGACAAAGTAGATCCAACTTTTGTTAGGGAGCGCCGAGCAATGAAG AGAGATTATGAGGAGTTCAAAGTTCGGATAAATGGATTAGTTGCCACAGCAAAGAAGGTCCCAGAGGATGGCTGGACAATGCAAGATGGAACTCCATGGCCCGGAAACAATGTTAGGGATCACCCTGGAATGATTCAG GTTTTCCTTGGTCAAAATGGTGTTCGTGATTTGGATGGAAACGATTTACCTCGTTTGGTTTATGTGTCTCGTGAGAAGAGGCCAGGTTTTGATCATCACAAGAAGGCCGGTGCCATGAATTCATTg ATAAGAGTCTCAGCAATCATCTCAAATGCTCCCTATATACTCAATGTCGATTGTGATCACTACATAAACAACAGCAAAGCACTTCGTGAATCCATGTGCTTCATGATGGACCCTACTTCGGGGAAGAAGATCTGTTATGTGCAATTTCCTCAAAGATTTGATGGTATTGATCGTCACGATAGATACTCAAATCGCAATGTTGTTTTCTTTGAT atcaacatgaaaggTTTAGATGGGATTCAAGGACCAATTTATGTTGGAACTGGGTGTGTGTTTAGAAGGCAAGCACTCTATGGATATGATGCTCCTGCCAAGAAGAAGTCCCCAATGAGAACCTGTAATTGTTGGCCGAGATGGTGCTGCATGTGTTGTGGGTCTAGGAAGAAAACCAAGAAGCCGAAGACTGACAAAAAGAAGTCGAAAAGCAAGGATGATACAAAGCAGGTTTATGCGCTAGAAAATATTGAGCGAGTAGAAG CAATAGACAACGAAAAATCATCGCTGATGCCCCAGACGAAAATGGAAAAGAAATTCGGTCAGTCAAGTGTATTTATTGCTTCGTCGCTAATGGAAAATGGTGGTGTTCCCAAGGGTGCATCTTCCGCTTCACTGTTGAAAGAAGCCATTCATGTTATTAGTTGCGGATATGAAGATAAAACCGAATGGGGAAAAGAG GTTGGTTGGATTTACGGTTCTGTTACAGAGGATATTTTGACTGGCTTCAAGATGCACTGCCATGGATGGAGATCAGTATATTGCATTCCTAAAAGGCCTGCATTTAAAGGTTCTGCTCCTATCAATCTTTCTGATAGGTTGCACCAGGTTCTTCGGTGGGCTCTTGGATCTGTTGAGATATTGTTGAGCAGGCATTGTCCTATATGGTATGGGTACGGGTGTGGCTTAAAGCACTTAGAGCGCTTTTCGTACATAAACTCGGTTGTTTATCCTTTGACATCTATCCCGTTGCTCGCCTACTGTACCTTGCCAGCTATATGTCTTGTTACCGGGAGGTTTATTGTCCCTGAG ATTAGCAACTATGCCAGTATCCTTTTCATGGCTCTCTTTATTTCCATTGCTGTAACAAGTATTCTCGAGATGCAATGGGGAGGTGTTGGCATACACGATTGGTGGAGGAACGAGCAATTTTGGGTCATTGGTGGTGTTTCCTCTCATCTTTTTGCTCTCTTCCAGGGTCTGCTTAAGGTTTTAGCTGGTGTTAACACAAACTTTACCGTTACATCAAAAGCCGCAGATGATGGAGAATTCTCAGAGCTCTACCTGTTCAAGTGGACAACTTTATTGATCCCTCCAATGACTTTGCTTATAATAAACATTATTGGAGTCATTGTTGGAATTTCAGATGCCATCAGCAATGGTTACGATTCATGGGGTCCACTCTTCGGTAGGCTCTTTTTCGCCATCTGGGTTATTCTTCATCTCTATCCTTTCCTCAAAGGTTTCATGGGCAAACAGAACAGACTTCCAACCATTATTGTGGTGTGGTCAATTCTTCTAGCATCAATTTTCTCACTTTTGTGGGTTAGAATCAACCCATTTGTGGCTAAAGGTGATATTGTATTGGAAGTTTGTGGTTTGGACTGTGACTAG